One region of Chanodichthys erythropterus isolate Z2021 chromosome 19, ASM2448905v1, whole genome shotgun sequence genomic DNA includes:
- the zeb1b gene encoding zinc finger E-box-binding homeobox 1b isoform X3 codes for MADGPRCKRRKQANPRRTNVSNYSHVLEGQSDSDDEDKLHIVEEEGSLLDGADCDSVAPDDDPNGTADPDGRWDDVKEECMSDEDERSRDALVEEMLQQGDTAVIFPEAPDDEPRQGTPETSGHDENGTPDSFSQLLTCPYCSRGYKRYTSLKEHIKYRHEKSEDNFSCSLCSYTFAYRTQLDRHMTAHKAGREQRHVTQSGGGGNRKFKCTECGKAFKYKHHLKEHLRIHSGEKPYECSNCKKRFSHSGSYSSHISSKKCIGLISVNGRPRPSPATGAAKTPQCSSPSLPTSSPTARVQVRDKLDNSKPLQEQLPLTQIKSEPLDYEYKPVVVAPSARGVNGIFQGGAAAPLQGAVQAVVLPTVGLVSPISINLGDLQNMLKVAVDGNVIRQVLESTQAKGLQAGTGIIGAGGVGIAQAPQQVIQAISLPILDQDGSAKIIINYSLDPSQAQAVLQSPKKETLGLNTEVCKAQKLPEDLTVKTNRDKTTITVDEKSMLHNDTTLKHCGKDGHRVNGKNLDGKLDLEEGLCPGKPPLKNLLSLLKAYFALNNEPTKEELAKISESVSLPAEVVKKWFEKMQLGQISIDPSSPPAEDEQTTPGDLDGTRDGSPRTEPDDQMNSEEQGERECCSPVEGVAAGVNGIESVPTSPSPLNLSADGPVPARTLEEGEGPLDLSLPKSAATAAVASGHVNTVYSAQEEPLNLTCTKKELLSNASTNAAIYASQPSANPINIVTTQLPTLVAITDQGQAQCLRALTTTKQTILIPQLTYSYTTTSSSPAGADTPQKNVIHVNGIKEEKQEMGSEVNSTLEEQTDSDSGPTRKKMKRTESGLFACDLCDKIFQKSSSLLRHKYEHTGKRPHECGICSKAFKHKHHLIEHLRLHSGEKPYQCDKCGKRFSHSGSYSQHMNHRYSYCKKEAQGQGLGQGVEEEDNHGEEQPRTGSAAASPPSQLDSDERGSSTREDESEEEDEIGSGSLVDEDEIQVVKIGEEGDEDDQGADEEQEGEGERMEGAEREDGDEEGESEENDGQTLKVVVMQDECEEEENGEDERTEEEPMDTGALEHMKDTTEGDEERENNKKNSENEENTAAMNGGVK; via the exons TGAAAGAGGAGTGCATGTCAGACGAAGATGAGAGGAGCAGAGATGCTTTGGTTGAGGAGATGCTCCAGCAAGGAGACACGGCCGTCATCTTCCCCGAGGCTCCAGACGACGAACCGCGTCAGGGCACACCAGAAACCAGTGGACATGATGAAAATG GCACGCCAGACTCATTTTCTCAGCTTCTCACCTGTCCGTATTGCTCTCGTGGCTACAAGCGTTACACCTCACTGAAGGAGCACATTAAATACAGACACGAGAAGAGCGAGGACAACTTCAGCTGCTCTCTCTGCAGCTACACCTTTGCCTACCGAACACAGCTGGACAGACACATGACCGCACACAAAGCTGGCCGAGAACAG CGGCATGTTACTCAGTCAGGTGGAGGAGGGAATCGAAAGTTTAAATGCACTGAATGTGGCAAAGCCTTCAAGTACAAACACCACCTGAAAGAACACCTGCGCATCCACAGTG GAGAAAAGCCTTATGAATGCTCCAACTGCAAGAAGCGTTTCTCTCATTCTGGCTCCTACAGTTCCCACATCAGCAGTAAGAAGTGCATTGGCCTCATCTCAGTAAACGGGCGGCCACGACCTTCTCCCGCCACTGGGGCTGCCAAGACCCCGCAGTGCTCTTCCCCATCCCTGCCAACCTCTTCCCCTACAGCACGTGTCCAAGTCAGAGACAAACTGGACAACAGCAAACCCCTTCAGGAGCAGCTTCCCTTGACGCAGATCAAGTCCGAGCCACTGGACTATGAGTACAAGCCCGTGGTGGTGGCCCCATCTGCTAGAGGCGTAAATGGCATCTTCCAGGGTGGGGCGGCAGCCCCTCTCCAGGGTGCCGTACAGGCTGTTGTGCTCCCAACAGTGGGTCTGGTATCCCCAATCAGCATCAACCTGGGGGACTTACAGAATATGCTGAAGGTGGCAGTGGATGGCAATGTCATCAGGCAAGTGCTGGAAAGCACGCAAGCTAAGGGGCTGCAAGCAGGGACGGGAATCATTGGAGCAGGAGGGGTGGGAATTGCTCAAGCACCCCAGCAAGTCATCCAGGCCATTAGTCTTCCCATCTTGGATCAGGATGGCAGTGCTAAGATCATCATCAACTACAGTCTAGACCCGTCACAGGCCCAAGCAGTCCTTCAAAGTCCGAAGAAGGAAACTTTGGGGTTGAACACGGAGGTCTGCAAGGCTCAGAAGCTACCAGAGGACCTTACTGTCAAGACAAATAGGGACAAAACCACCATCACTGTGGATGAAAAAAGTATGTTACACAATGACACAACACTTAAGCACTGTGGTAAAGATGGACATAGGGTAAATGGGAAAAATCTTGACGGGAAGTTGGACTTGGAGGAAGGACTGTGTCCTGGTAAGCCTCCTCTGAAGAACCTTCTCTCCTTACTTAAGGCTTACTTTGCTTTAAACAACGAGCCCACCAAGGAGGAGCTGGCAAAGATATCAGAGTCTGTCAGTCTTCCAGCTGAGGTGGTAAAGAAGTGGTTTGAGAAGATGCAGCTGGGACAGATCTCCATAGACCCCTCCTCACCTCCGGCTGAAGATGAGCAGACAACCCCTGGGGATTTGGATGGTACTAGAGATGGATCACCCAGAACAGAGCCGGATGATCAAATGAACTCAGAGGAGCAAGGGGAGAGGGAATGCTGTAGCCCAGTAGAGGGCGTAGCAGCTGGGGTGAATGGGATCGAGAGTGTCCCTACATCCCCTTCACCACTAAACCTATCGGCCGATGGTCCTGTCCCAGCCAGGACTCTTGAGGAAGGCGAAGGACCTCTCGATCTGTCGCTACCAAAATCCGCTGCTACAGCTGCTGTGGCTAGCGGTCACGTTAACACTGTTTACTCGGCTCAAGAGGAGCCGCTGAATTTGACTTGCACAAAGAAGGAACTGCTCAGCAATGCAAGCACCAATGCTGCCATATATGCCAGCCAACCAAGTGCCAATCCCATAAACATTGTGACCACTCAACTGCCCACCCTAGTGGCTATCACTGACCAGGGACAAGCACAATGTCTACGTGCACTTACCACCACTAAACAGACCATCCTGATCCCGCAGCTGACGTACAGTTACACCACTACATCCTCCAGCCCAGCAGGGGCCGACACACCACAGAAGAACGTTATACACGTCAATGGCATTAAG GAGGAGAAACAGGAGATGGGTTCAGAGGTCAACTCAACATTGGAAGAACAGACAGACTCAGACTCAGGGCCGACGAGGAAGAAGATGAAAAGGACAGAGAGTGGGCTGTTCGCCTGTGACCTGTGTGACAAAATCTTCCAGAAGAGCAGCTCACTGCTCCGCCATAAATACGAACACACAG GAAAGAGGCCTCATGAATGCGGGATCTGCAGCAAGGCCTTCAAACACAAACACCACCTAATAGAGCACCTGCGCCTGCACTCCGGAGAAAAGCCGTACCAGTGCGACAAGTGCGGCAAACGCTTCTCTCACTCCGGCTCCTACTCGCAACACATGAACCACCGATACTCCTACTGTAAGAAAGAGGCTCAAGGTCAAGGGCTAGGCCAAGGAGTCGAGGAAGAGGACAACCACGGCGAGGAGCAGCCTCGAACAGGAAGCGCGGCGGCCTCGCCCCCCTCCCAACTGGACTCAGACGAACGGGGGAGTAGTACCAGAGAGGATGAGAGTGAGGAGGAGGATGAAATAGGCTCTGGGAGCTTAGTGGATGAGGATGAGATTCAGGTGGTCAAGATTGGAGAGGAGGGAGATGAAGACGACCAGGGAGCAGATGAAGAACAGGAAGGGGAAGGAGAGAGGATGGAGGGAGCGGAACGAGAAGATGGCGACGAGGAAGGTGAGAGCGAGGAAAATGACGGACAGACGCTGAAAGTTGTAGTGATGCAGGATGAATGTGAGGAGGAAGAAAATGGGGAAGATGAGCGAACGGAGGAGGAACCAATGGACACAGGGGCCCTTGAACACATGAAGGACACAACAGAAGGAGACGAGGAAAGagagaacaataaaaaaaacagtgaaaatgaagaaaacacagCCGCTATGAATGGAGGTGTGAAATGA
- the zeb1b gene encoding zinc finger E-box-binding homeobox 1b isoform X2: MSDEDERSRDALVEEMLQQGDTAVIFPEAPDDEPRQGTPETSGHDENGTPDSFSQLLTCPYCSRGYKRYTSLKEHIKYRHEKSEDNFSCSLCSYTFAYRTQLDRHMTAHKAGREQRHVTQSGGGGNRKFKCTECGKAFKYKHHLKEHLRIHSGEKPYECSNCKKRFSHSGSYSSHISSKKCIGLISVNGRPRPSPATGAAKTPQCSSPSLPTSSPTARVQVRDKLDNSKPLQEQLPLTQIKSEPLDYEYKPVVVAPSARGVNGIFQGGAAAPLQGAVQAVVLPTVGLVSPISINLGDLQNMLKVAVDGNVIRQVLESTQAKGLQAGTGIIGAGGVGIAQAPQQVIQAISLPILDQDGSAKIIINYSLDPSQAQAVLQSPKKETLGLNTEVCKAQKLPEDLTVKTNRDKTTITVDEKSMLHNDTTLKHCGKDGHRVNGKNLDGKLDLEEGLCPGKPPLKNLLSLLKAYFALNNEPTKEELAKISESVSLPAEVVKKWFEKMQLGQISIDPSSPPAEDEQTTPGDLDGTRDGSPRTEPDDQMNSEEQGERECCSPVEGVAAGVNGIESVPTSPSPLNLSADGPVPARTLEEGEGPLDLSLPKSAATAAVASGHVNTVYSAQEEPLNLTCTKKELLSNASTNAAIYASQPSANPINIVTTQLPTLVAITDQGQAQCLRALTTTKQTILIPQLTYSYTTTSSSPAGADTPQKNVIHVNGIKEEKQEMGSEVNSTLEEQTDSDSGPTRKKMKRTESGLFACDLCDKIFQKSSSLLRHKYEHTGKRPHECGICSKAFKHKHHLIEHLRLHSGEKPYQCDKCGKRFSHSGSYSQHMNHRYSYCKKEAQGQGLGQGVEEEDNHGEEQPRTGSAAASPPSQLDSDERGSSTREDESEEEDEIGSGSLVDEDEIQVVKIGEEGDEDDQGADEEQEGEGERMEGAEREDGDEEGESEENDGQTLKVVVMQDECEEEENGEDERTEEEPMDTGALEHMKDTTEGDEERENNKKNSENEENTAAMNGGVK; this comes from the exons ATGTCAGACGAAGATGAGAGGAGCAGAGATGCTTTGGTTGAGGAGATGCTCCAGCAAGGAGACACGGCCGTCATCTTCCCCGAGGCTCCAGACGACGAACCGCGTCAGGGCACACCAGAAACCAGTGGACATGATGAAAATG GCACGCCAGACTCATTTTCTCAGCTTCTCACCTGTCCGTATTGCTCTCGTGGCTACAAGCGTTACACCTCACTGAAGGAGCACATTAAATACAGACACGAGAAGAGCGAGGACAACTTCAGCTGCTCTCTCTGCAGCTACACCTTTGCCTACCGAACACAGCTGGACAGACACATGACCGCACACAAAGCTGGCCGAGAACAG CGGCATGTTACTCAGTCAGGTGGAGGAGGGAATCGAAAGTTTAAATGCACTGAATGTGGCAAAGCCTTCAAGTACAAACACCACCTGAAAGAACACCTGCGCATCCACAGTG GAGAAAAGCCTTATGAATGCTCCAACTGCAAGAAGCGTTTCTCTCATTCTGGCTCCTACAGTTCCCACATCAGCAGTAAGAAGTGCATTGGCCTCATCTCAGTAAACGGGCGGCCACGACCTTCTCCCGCCACTGGGGCTGCCAAGACCCCGCAGTGCTCTTCCCCATCCCTGCCAACCTCTTCCCCTACAGCACGTGTCCAAGTCAGAGACAAACTGGACAACAGCAAACCCCTTCAGGAGCAGCTTCCCTTGACGCAGATCAAGTCCGAGCCACTGGACTATGAGTACAAGCCCGTGGTGGTGGCCCCATCTGCTAGAGGCGTAAATGGCATCTTCCAGGGTGGGGCGGCAGCCCCTCTCCAGGGTGCCGTACAGGCTGTTGTGCTCCCAACAGTGGGTCTGGTATCCCCAATCAGCATCAACCTGGGGGACTTACAGAATATGCTGAAGGTGGCAGTGGATGGCAATGTCATCAGGCAAGTGCTGGAAAGCACGCAAGCTAAGGGGCTGCAAGCAGGGACGGGAATCATTGGAGCAGGAGGGGTGGGAATTGCTCAAGCACCCCAGCAAGTCATCCAGGCCATTAGTCTTCCCATCTTGGATCAGGATGGCAGTGCTAAGATCATCATCAACTACAGTCTAGACCCGTCACAGGCCCAAGCAGTCCTTCAAAGTCCGAAGAAGGAAACTTTGGGGTTGAACACGGAGGTCTGCAAGGCTCAGAAGCTACCAGAGGACCTTACTGTCAAGACAAATAGGGACAAAACCACCATCACTGTGGATGAAAAAAGTATGTTACACAATGACACAACACTTAAGCACTGTGGTAAAGATGGACATAGGGTAAATGGGAAAAATCTTGACGGGAAGTTGGACTTGGAGGAAGGACTGTGTCCTGGTAAGCCTCCTCTGAAGAACCTTCTCTCCTTACTTAAGGCTTACTTTGCTTTAAACAACGAGCCCACCAAGGAGGAGCTGGCAAAGATATCAGAGTCTGTCAGTCTTCCAGCTGAGGTGGTAAAGAAGTGGTTTGAGAAGATGCAGCTGGGACAGATCTCCATAGACCCCTCCTCACCTCCGGCTGAAGATGAGCAGACAACCCCTGGGGATTTGGATGGTACTAGAGATGGATCACCCAGAACAGAGCCGGATGATCAAATGAACTCAGAGGAGCAAGGGGAGAGGGAATGCTGTAGCCCAGTAGAGGGCGTAGCAGCTGGGGTGAATGGGATCGAGAGTGTCCCTACATCCCCTTCACCACTAAACCTATCGGCCGATGGTCCTGTCCCAGCCAGGACTCTTGAGGAAGGCGAAGGACCTCTCGATCTGTCGCTACCAAAATCCGCTGCTACAGCTGCTGTGGCTAGCGGTCACGTTAACACTGTTTACTCGGCTCAAGAGGAGCCGCTGAATTTGACTTGCACAAAGAAGGAACTGCTCAGCAATGCAAGCACCAATGCTGCCATATATGCCAGCCAACCAAGTGCCAATCCCATAAACATTGTGACCACTCAACTGCCCACCCTAGTGGCTATCACTGACCAGGGACAAGCACAATGTCTACGTGCACTTACCACCACTAAACAGACCATCCTGATCCCGCAGCTGACGTACAGTTACACCACTACATCCTCCAGCCCAGCAGGGGCCGACACACCACAGAAGAACGTTATACACGTCAATGGCATTAAG GAGGAGAAACAGGAGATGGGTTCAGAGGTCAACTCAACATTGGAAGAACAGACAGACTCAGACTCAGGGCCGACGAGGAAGAAGATGAAAAGGACAGAGAGTGGGCTGTTCGCCTGTGACCTGTGTGACAAAATCTTCCAGAAGAGCAGCTCACTGCTCCGCCATAAATACGAACACACAG GAAAGAGGCCTCATGAATGCGGGATCTGCAGCAAGGCCTTCAAACACAAACACCACCTAATAGAGCACCTGCGCCTGCACTCCGGAGAAAAGCCGTACCAGTGCGACAAGTGCGGCAAACGCTTCTCTCACTCCGGCTCCTACTCGCAACACATGAACCACCGATACTCCTACTGTAAGAAAGAGGCTCAAGGTCAAGGGCTAGGCCAAGGAGTCGAGGAAGAGGACAACCACGGCGAGGAGCAGCCTCGAACAGGAAGCGCGGCGGCCTCGCCCCCCTCCCAACTGGACTCAGACGAACGGGGGAGTAGTACCAGAGAGGATGAGAGTGAGGAGGAGGATGAAATAGGCTCTGGGAGCTTAGTGGATGAGGATGAGATTCAGGTGGTCAAGATTGGAGAGGAGGGAGATGAAGACGACCAGGGAGCAGATGAAGAACAGGAAGGGGAAGGAGAGAGGATGGAGGGAGCGGAACGAGAAGATGGCGACGAGGAAGGTGAGAGCGAGGAAAATGACGGACAGACGCTGAAAGTTGTAGTGATGCAGGATGAATGTGAGGAGGAAGAAAATGGGGAAGATGAGCGAACGGAGGAGGAACCAATGGACACAGGGGCCCTTGAACACATGAAGGACACAACAGAAGGAGACGAGGAAAGagagaacaataaaaaaaacagtgaaaatgaagaaaacacagCCGCTATGAATGGAGGTGTGAAATGA